In one window of Polyodon spathula isolate WHYD16114869_AA unplaced genomic scaffold, ASM1765450v1 scaffolds_812, whole genome shotgun sequence DNA:
- the LOC121308986 gene encoding zinc finger and BTB domain-containing protein 39: MGMRIKLQGAEHPTNLLKELNQCRLSESMCDVLLLVGNRTFAAHKAVLACAAGYFQNLFTSAGSDSARTYAVDFVAPANFEKILNFIYTAELFTDLINVGVIYDVAERLGVRELIKACHVTFPDLDAAASSKHPADATRPSCNRSPPPCCGDPSQAGDGEDGRNGNSTPAVAGATALLPPLASAAAQAEETRNQPVEKPSSNVMPLVTTKAEDQDAFMEYSQAANSVGSQQQKQQSPSALSVNLVDKQQLLQQKTATANHNPKVPPSHTLSPAPQPFKTEEESQNELGFFTPETYVADDATSNSNTCLSGENCKERLCAGNQQTDGVHFESCYEDGDLYFDDGVEDQMGPPGEVIELSDDDDSEDLVYIENGGPGVHQGKTTPCKVCGMVLEPNINVIRDHGETHLDESGACRVCNAKFPDRGSRLTHVLSHIGILLFSCDMCQEKFCTQWQLAVHRRSNSAETNIIVQPSASISGDLIAATGGPVKEIQCGACAKAVSKDFQVVREHILEHLNVKTLSCHVCERPQQSLCGLMWHCLSHVGLSVFSCDVCACSFVDKDLLEKHLALHRGREEGRPLLKCFLCPQGFLSHSAYQYHLSLHSKELGPDGYQKMAELNLLQNRKRKADQLLDSSSCSSSPLESSVASHVLPLQDSLGAGAMRTKWYRCKFCGKRFAHSGEFTYHLRIHTGEKPFQCKICSRFFRGRSTMICHLKTHSGALMYRCTVCGHYFSTLKLVTTHMELHKDVLPLDFNIEQTFMYNDHTKEPLPCPDSSF; the protein is encoded by the exons ATGGGCATGAGAATCAAGCTGCAGGGGGCGGAGCACCCCACCAACCTGCTGAAGGAGCTCAACCAGTGCCGCCTGTCGGAGTCCATGTGTGACGTGCTCCTGCTCGTGGGCAACCGGACCTTCGCCGCCCACAAGGCCGTGCTGGCGTGCGCCGCGGGCTACTTCCAGAACCTGTTCACCTCCGCTGGCTCGGACAGCGCCCGCACCTACGCGGTGGACTTCGTCGCGCCCGCCAACTTCGAGAAGATCCTCAACTTCATCTACACAGCAGAGCTCTTCACTGACCTCATAAACGTGGGGGTCATATACGACGTGGCTGAGCGACTGGGGGTCAGAGAGCTCATTAAGGCCTGCCACGTCACCTTCCCCGACCTGGATGCCGCGGCCTCTAGCAAGCACCCTGCGGACGCCACACGGCCGTCCTGCAATCGTTCGCCGCCGCCCTGCTGCGGAGACCCCAGCCAGGCTGGTGATGGGGAGGATGGCAGGAACGGGAATAGCACACCCGCTGTGGCTGGGGCTACTGCCTTGCTGCCTCCTTTAGCTTCTGCTGCGGCTCAGGCTGAAGAGACAAGGAACCAGCCAGTGGAAAAGCCTAGCTCCAACGTGATGCCATTGGTAACCACCAAAGCAGAGGATCAGGATGCCTTCATGGAGTACAGCCAAGCGGCCAATTCTGTGGGGTCgcaacagcagaagcagcaatcTCCCTCTGCCTTATCTGTAAACCTGGTggacaagcagcagctgctgcagcagAAAACTGCCACCGCAAACCACAACCCGAAAGTACCTCCGTCCCACACCCTCAGCCCCGCTCCACAGCCTTTCAAGACGGAAGAGGAGAGCCAAAACGAGCTGGGCTTCTTCACGCCCGAGACCTACGTCGCCGATGATGCCACTTCAAACAGCAACACCTGCCTGAGCGGGGAGAACTGCAAGGAACGGCTGTGCGCCGGTAACCAGCAAACGGACGGTGTCCACTTTGAAAGCTGTTATGAGGATGGGGACCTCTACTTTGACGATGGCGTGGAGGATCAGATGGGCCCCCCCGGGGAGGTGATAGAGCTGAGTGACGACGACGACAGCGAGGATTTGGTCTACATTGAGAACGGAGGCCCCGGGGTCCACCAGGGCAAGACCACGCCCTGCAAGGTGTGCGGAATGGTTCTGGAGCCCAACATCAACGTGATCCGAGACCACGGGGAGACGCACCTGGATGAGTCCGGCGCCTGCAGGGTTTGCAACGCCAAGTTCCCTGACCGCGGCTCGCGGCTGACCCACGTGCTCTCCCACATCGGGATCCTGCTGTTCTCCTGCGACATGTGCCAGGAGAAGTTCTGCACCCAGTGGCAGCTGGCCGTGCACCGCAGGAGCAACTCCGCCGAGACCAACATCATCGTCCAGCCCAGCGCCTCCATCTCCGGGGACCTGATCGCGGCCACCGGCGGGCCAGTCAAGGAAATCCAGTGCGGAGCCTGTGCCAAAGCCGTGAGCAAGGACTTTCAG GTGGTCCGAGAGCACATCCTGGAGCACCTGAATGTGAAGACGCTGAGCTGCCACGTCTGCGAGCGCCCCCAGCAGTCCCTCTGCGGCCTCATGTGGCACTGCCTGAGCCACGTGGGGCTGTCCGTCTTCTCCTGCGACGTCTGCGCCTGCAGCTTCGTGGACAAGGACCTCCTGGAGAAGCACCTGGCACTCCACAGGGGGCGGGAGGAAGGCCGGCCCCTGCTCAAGTGCTTCCTCTGCCCGCAAGGCTTCCTGTCCCACTCGGCTTACCAGTACCACCTCAGCTTGCACAGCAAGGAGCTGGGCCCGGACGGCTACCAAAAAATGGCGGAGCTCAACCTGTTGCAGAATCGGAAGAGGAAAGCGGACCAGCTCCTGGACTCTTCTTCGTGTTCCTCCTCCCCGCTGGAGAGCTCCGTGGCTTCCCACGTCCTCCCTCTGCAGGACAGCCTAGGGGCGGGGGCCATGAGGACCAAGTGGTACCGCTGCAAGTTTTGCGGCAAGCGCTTCGCCCATTCAGGGGAATTCACCTACCACCTGCGGATTCACACTGGGGAGAAACCTTTCCAGTGCAAGATCTGCTCGAGGTTCTTCCGGGGGAGGTCGACCATGATCTGTCACCTCAAGACCCACTCGGGGGCCCTCATGTACCGCTGTACGGTCTGCGGACACTACTTCTCCACCCTCAAACTGGTGACCACCCACATGGAGCTGCACAAGGACGTCCTCCCCCTCGATTTCAACATTGAGCAGACCTTCATGTACAACGACCACACGAAAGAGCCCCTGCCTTGTCCGGACAGTTCATTTTAG